A region of the Fundulus heteroclitus isolate FHET01 unplaced genomic scaffold, MU-UCD_Fhet_4.1 scaffold_40, whole genome shotgun sequence genome:
ATAAGAGTGTagatatgcatttctaagaaaCAATTTGTTCCTTGGAttgtgaatgattttttttttcaactaatTGACAATACTGTCCATTGGTGGCAGCAGACTTTGTCCCGATCCCAAGGTTTTCAATTGGCTCCCAGAAGCATTTGTGGTGGAGGAACAGGAGGGTGTCAGTGATGGGtgatgttggaaaaaaaaaattccgcCTTCTTGATACTGTTTGCAGCCTGTCAGTGGGTCTTCTGTGCGTTGCAGCAAGAAAGTGGTACCCTCAAACAGGACCAGTGGAATATCTGGGGAGAAACATTGTGCTATGGGATACAAAAATGATCTCTAGTAAAACTGTAACTTAACCTAGTGTTATGCATTATGCTATCAGGTTTACATTGCCTGGTTTCTCTATAATCCTGTTTACACATTATATTCAAGATGTAACTACTTTACCAGAGATTGTAGCCCATATGGTTGTGATTTTCACTGGTTGCCTGTCACTGTCATTCACATGGGTTCGGTTGAAGGGGGCTATCTCCACAAATGAGCCAACTCTGAGAGTCATTACATCAAATCTGTGAAtgagattaaatatttttaaaacacttgcATTCATTAAAAAGGTATATTATAAAAGGTGTATTCCATTTATTTAGATAAATATCCAAGAGTATAATACACAAAATGATGCACAGCTTCTGGGAAATGCTATGCAGTATGTTGTGTTGCTGGTACTATTGCTGCTCTGCGCCATCCTTTTGTGAATTTGGCTgaaaaaatattctgaattCAGTACATTACTACTGCTATTACACAAATGATAAACATTGATAACGTACTTATATTTTTGTGGGGACAGTGTGGCAGTTTGGTGTTTAATGCATCTCTCTGGTTGCCCAGAGAGAGGGTTGTTAATGACATTGATCACATGTTTTCCCATTATCCAAACCTTGGGAATAAAAGTAAATTATGTTAATGATGTTCCCATACGAGAAGACAGTGCTTACAGTACCTTACAATGtataattaatatttattaatatgtatTTTCCTGTACTGGATTGAGATTAACTACAGGAGTCACACCTTTGGGCCAAGGAAGATCTCTTCCTGTGTCAGGACTCTATCCCCCATTCTCTCCATGAGGTCTGGCTGGCGCATCATTTTTGACACTTTCAGGTGGGATAGCTCTGGCATTTGGTTTCCAATGTGCAACCCTGTTAAGAAattaattacaataaataaaataatgtttttacctttttttagtCATCGTTGATGGAACATCcaagaatattttaataaataaattttaataattttaattttaataatttttgtaACATAGATTTCCCTGCCAAGCCCATGTCCCTACCAAGCCCATGTCAGCTGCAGATATCACTGTGGCTGATCCTGATGGCCTGTAAACCGGGGCGTAGCCTGGAAGCCCGGGGACAGAtgtattttctgctgtttcatCATTTGGAGTTGACAGTGTGCAAAGGGTATCCAACACAGCAATCCTCTTCACCATTGATTTTTCAATATTGACACCATTTTTGTGAGCGATAACTGAAGTAcaacaaaaatatcaaaactGAGCTTCAAACACCCTCAGGACCTAGTATATGAAATGTATGGAAAATTTACCTACTCAAGTCCTTGATCCTCTGGTGGTATCACTCAAAGCGGTTGCAGTCACCAATCATAGGGTGGCCCAGCATATCAATTTGCTCCCCAATGTGATAGCCACAATGAATGTTGGCCTGGTTTGCCACATCTGCCTTCCAAATCTTAAAAAGATGTAAACAAAAAGTTTTTCAATCTATAAACGTATGGTAGTATTGAAGGCAGAAcataattaaatgaaaattaccCTCTCAAATAGTCTGTGATGGTCACTAATTTGGACCTGGAGTTGGTTTGCCTCCTCATCAGTCAGACTTGCTGATCGGATTGAAGACAAGTAGCCACTGAGCAAGTTGTTGGCTTTGGTGACAAGGCGGCAATTGTTGCGTCTGGACCAGGGCCAAAGGGGCCAAAGGGGCCAAGGGCCAAATCTGAATAAGATGTAGCACCTCGCATCCAGTGGCACATGCCAAGTGATGAAGATCTGGGATCTGAAAGAACAATGTGTTGTGTGATGAATTTCATCGCTTcgtagcaaaaaaaaagttataaaggatagatccattttaaaaaaagaacattcccTGAATAACTATAGTTACCTGTTTGAGCCAGTGAGGTCTGTCGATGGTAACAATCAGATCACTAACAAACTTTTGGACTTGTACCTTCATGTTGCCCCAAATCAGACTTATTTGCAGTCTTGCAACACCGAGAGCATCAAGATGGAAGTGATCTATCCTTGTCTGAAACAAATTACAAACCCACCTGTTGTAtatcaaaaaaagtaaaaaacaaaacaactggactttttttcgaagtttgaagacgttttgcttcctatccaggaagctttctcaattcaaaaagtctgaagTAATGTGGAGTcacaagctttatactgctaCCCAACAAAGCTTGcgactccacattactccagactttttgagttgagaaagcttcctggataggaagcaaaacgtcttcaaacttcggaaaaaagtccagttgttttgtattttacttttttggaatgaccatgacctggatgactgagaatcttcaccagcacctGTTGTATTGTTTCATACCCACTTTCTATTTTAATTCCTTTTAACGCAAGGCAGAGCAGGAAATGTTCAGTCCAGATATGGCTGCACAGAGTGTCATTGTTGCTACAGATACAAAACATTTACCTGAATGTGTGGTTCAATGACAATGTCATTGGAGAACAGCTGATTGTTCAGGCTATACAGGATCCCAGTCTCTGTTTCATGTTGTTTCCTCTCTACAACACCCATTTCAGACATGGTTGTTATAATGTTAACTGTGTTGGCCTTTGTCCTGCGGGGTGCTTCACTGGCAGCCTGTGGGTTGGAGAGGTCGGCCTTGTCGACTGTACAAATCCTACATCTAAGAGACGTCAAAGTAAAAAAGATTAGGAAGATCAAGATATTGCACAATACACAACAAAACTTAATAgcttgtaaaaataataatctaaccTCTTGTTTGCAGTTGACGACAAACAGTTGGCACAGTGGTTTGCCTGGGGCATGTATGCATTGATTTCACCAATTCCTCCACAGACAAACACCTCACCCCCATAGAAAGGACAGTCTGCGTAATAACCTTCCTGCAGTTTCTTTATGTATGACGTAATGGCATCCATAGACTGCTGAAATGATGTTCCCGgtttggaaagaaaataaacttaatAGAATCCTATATGACACAATTCAAACAATAAATGTTTGCATCTCAATGTAGTGACTGTGCTACCTGGTTCTCCAAGACCTATGATGGCCATATTTACCCTTTTTGCCCCATCAGAACGGGGCAAATTACCCAGGGAAAAGTACATCCCATTGGTGGAATGGTACTTCCGCCTGTACAGCCCAAACCCATCAAAATATAAATGGATGTACAATGGGAGCACTGGAACTCCTTGAAGAAAATAAGAATTAGGCTAATTCATACATGTTCatgtttaacttttggaagTTTCACTCTTTTAAATTAACATGTTTATCCATATTTCTCATGTCCAGTGACGATGAGAAATCCTACTGTACCTGTGGGGAGGTCTCTGTGTTGCTGTCCCTGACTGCAATGAGCAGGGAGAGCTGATGCATCTCTGATGAACCTGCTGCTTGGCTCTGCAAAAGCTGTGGCAGAGTGAAGGCTGTTCAAGTAGTGACCAGTGTACTGTTCAATATTTGGCATTTTTCTcaccacagcatctaaactaaTGGACTCAACTGCATCGGAGACAAAGATTTGGTCTCTGACTGGTGTTATATGGTGATATTGCTGATGATTTCTCATTTCCAGACCACGGAACAGCAGTCTGCACCTGAGGACCAAGTCCTTTTTAGAGCTATCAAAAGCAATTGACTCCACTCGTGCAAGTTGACCTCTCCGGTCTGTGTTGACTTTGATGATGTTGAGAGCAGATACCTGAAAAAGGTGATTAAACCTACATGAAATGATAACCTGCATCTTTTTTGGtgagtgctttaaaaaaaaaagtcagagttTACCTTGCCCGCATTGGTCTTTACAGACTGTATGCAAAAAAGCTTGCTCTCATGAAAGAGCCTTGAATTGAAGGCATCCCTGTGGCAGTCTGTCACTGGCACAAATGTCATTTTGGCCATGTGTGTATTCTGTTTTAAGATGTTGTCCACTGTCTTCTCCATATCAAAATGGTAGAAATGGGAATCATCACCATGTACACTAATGGGCACCTTGGGTAACTTTTTCCTGATCCTCTGAATTGGGATAAAACAGTCAAATGAAATAAGCACAGAATCTTATACCAAGGCCTATTTCTTTACTTGCAACTTTGCTAACATGACCCTATGTGAGTGCACATTGAAAGTTGATGCTacagagccacggtatccaaaATTTGCTTTACCTACCTTGAAAACACTGACATTTGGTGGTACATCCTCTTTCCTGAAACTGTCATGTGACAGGATTTCTAGTAAGCTAGAAAAGGTACTCTCTGAAATACCAGATGTTTCAAAGAAAAGGCTCAAGGCTGCCTCAGTGAAAGAACTGAATGGATAAGGATCCACCTGTAGATGCAAGGTTtgaacaaacacataaaaatatacatatccCTTTAAAAACCTTAATAATTTGAATATACCGTAATAAATGTTCCAGCAGTTATGAATGTGGAAATTatgtattgttgttttattttcttaacatCTAGTAAGTTTGTAAGTACAGTCTTACACATTGATACATTGTGGTAATGCATTGCTATTTACTGTGCTTTATACAGAAAATGCCAATGCATTATTACAGTATATCAACTGGACTGTTGGTGACAGAAAAGACATAAAGTAACATCTAGTTCTGGTATAAGCTTACCATTTCATTTTCGGCATCTTCAAAGTCCTCTGGCTCAGGAGCTTCCCCAGCGTCTATTTTCATGTCCTCTTCTGACTGAGGCATGTCTTGCTCGTTGTCATGCTGCTCACTGCCTTCATCAGAGTCCTACTCATTGTGAACTTAAGAGGCACAAAAGCAAAAtagtctgtgatcaataaaatTTCTAATATTAATGGTGATGACTGATGAAAAATAACCTAATAAATTCATGCACTGCAGCACAAGACAATTAAATAGCTtgttaaaagaaacaattaatAAGTAgtgaaaaccaaataaaattaaatatttcacttACATGAAATTAGCCTACATTGACAGTAACCGCTCCCAAAGGTTTTTCGTCTGGTTCAGATTAAAGCCACGCTCCAACTGATGTTTGaccagcttttatttttcttagccACACAGCAAATCTTCTTTTTTGCCAGCAAACACAGTGAAAAACTATAATGAATGAACATTATAAACACAGGTGTTAGCTTAATAgcatttacaacaaaacaaaccttacaGAATAAACATACCGTGTGCTCCTTCTGACCAAACACTTAGGAGAAGTTTTCCAACCATATGTCCGTGTTTTGAATCCAAAAAATGTCCAGCTAGCCGTCTTTGTCTTCTGTCTGTATGCAGCAAGTCTCTTATTTGAACATGTGCTCCGTACCAGTTCCGCTCTTGGCGCAGTACTCAAATTCACCAATAGATGTCAGTCACATGACAAATCTTGTAGTCTtagtaaacacacaaaataaacaaataacaaaataaaactcccTTTTTCTGCGTCAGCTACACTGCCACCAAAATTACAAAAGATTTACATTCAGCATGCATTGGACAAAATTAAATCTTGTAATTTTCTCTCAAAAACCTGGTACATAAATTATCTGACCTAACATCTTAAAGATTACTTATCTACATTTATGTAACCTTTAGTGCCGactcattgtattttattgtatcTGCTGGGTTTTGATCAGTTTCCACATAAAGTCATCGTTCTGGATCCGTAACGTCTCTTACTTTCTGTACTCTATTCGCCACAAATACATGAAAGCGTCGAGCGTCATTTTTTATGTATCCAAGCGTCACTTTTGAATCTGTCCAGAAAAACTCCATCAATTTTTAGCTCCAGCTCTTCCTTGAGGAAGTTACTTACAGTAGCAGAAACACATGCTGCAGTGAGCTCAAGGCGTGGGATTGTAATTATTCTTGTTGGAGCCACTCTTGCTTTACCCATGACTAGCGTACAGTGCACTTGTTCATTAGTAACAATCCTGATGTATGAACACTGTCCATAGCCACTGTTACTAGCATCTGAAAAATGATGCATTTCAGTCTTTCTGACTTTACCAAGGTTTTCTGGAACAAAACATCCTGGTATCTGAACATTTTGGAGATTGTCCCATTCTCTGAGCCAAGcttcccattttgtcttctGTGCACATGGAATAGGTTCGTCCCATTCAACACCACGTTTGCACATCTCCTGGAGTATTTGTTTTCCAGTTAAAGTGTAAGGGGAAAGAAAACCTAACGGATCATACACACTTGCGACTGTTGCTAGGATTCCTCGACGTGTGGCAGGCCTTTCTTTGAGAGTGACATTGAAGGAAAACATGTCATCTTCAATGTTCCATTTAACTCCCAAAACACTTTGTAAGTGCTTCTCTGAGGAGTTCAGACTTACATCATTTGGGTTGCTGGCTCGTTCTGTTTCTGGAATAACGCTCAGGACTTCTTTGTTGTTGGACACAAATTTGTGTAAGCGCAATTTTGCTTTAGCACACACTTCTTGCGCTTCAGTGACCAACTGCTTTGCTTTGTTGACTGAATCAATACTGATTAGCCCATCATCTACATAGaagtttttgttaataaagcTGGAGGCTAAGGGATATTCTTTTTCGTGCTCACTTGCAAGGTATTTCATGCCATAGTTAGCACATCCAGGAGACGACACTGCACCAAAGATGTGCACTCGCATGCGATATTCCTTGGGTTCAGTGTTGGTATTTCCATCTTTCCACCACAGGAACCTTAGGAAATCTCGATCCTCTGGGCTTACGTGAAAGCGGTGAAACATTTTTTCCACATCGCACATAATTGCAATTTTGTGCTCACGAAATCTGCACAATATTCCTGCTAAATCATTTATCATATCTGGGCCTGTGAGTAAGTGATCATTTAAAGAGGTGCCTTCATGTTTAGCAGAGCAGTCAAAAACAACTCTAATTTTTTCTGGTTTTTTAGGATGATACACGCTGTGGTGCGGAATGTACCATGTTACCATCCCTTTGGAGGTCAACTGCTTCCTCTGCATCACCATCTTTAAAGACATTCTCCATGAACTTTATGTAATCCTCTTtgtattttggatttttatccatttttcttttcaaatgtcctAGTCGAACTGTCGCAAGCTGTTTGTTATTTGGAAGTTTTGGACGTTCTCTGAAGGGTAGAAGCATCTCCAAATGACCCTTTTGATTATAGTGAATGTCAACCTTCAACATTTCTAGAAACTGAATATCCTCTTGAGATATGTTCCCTTCTTTAGAATTTGTGTCCAGAAAATCAGTTTCAAGAGCTTTAATCACTGAGGCAGGTATGATCAATGGTAGCTCTTTCACTATGATGTGATTGCAAATCCCAGTTACATTCATGGGACTTGTCGAGGGATTAGAACATCCCACGATACTCCAACCTAAGTCTGTTTTAATTGCATAGGGGTCATAATCTTTTCCTGGTATGACATTCCTGAGTTTTAGAGCTCTAGCGCAGTCATAACCAATGAGAAGAGCTACAGGACATTCCAAAAGATCTGGCATTTCATTTTCTATGCTGAGTAGGTGGGGCCACTTCTTTGCTGTTTCTCGGTTTGgaatactgcttttctctaaAGGAATGTATTCTCGAGTATATGTAGGTGGCAACTCAATAAACTCTTGAGAATGGTATCCTCTTAGTCCATCAACCCGTTCACTCTGCATGATTGAACCTCTGTCAGTCATTGTTGTCAGTTTTAACTTAACTGGTTCTGTGGTTGCTTGCATTTTTTCACACATGTCCTGGTCAATAAAAGTGTTGCTGCTCTGCGTGTCTAGCAAAGCGTAAACTAACATCTctggtttctctgtttttgcacATGAAAGCCAAACTGGAACAATCATTGAAGTGCGATCACTGTTCCCCATCCTCACACTTAATGAGACACTCTCATTTTCTTCATGTGGTGGGACTTCTGGTTTGTGCACTGAACGATCTTCATGAAGAGAAGGGTGGTTTCTTCTGCACACATTACATGTTACTCTTTGTCTGCAGTTTTTAGAAATATGACCAACTCTAAGGCAAGCAAAGCACATATTGTTATTTatgaactttttcttttcttcaagaGTCATTCAGGAAAACTTTCCACACTTGTAGATGAAATGATTTTGTTTGCAGCAAATGCATTCaatttgctttttgttctgAGATGATGAAAGGCTAAGTTTTGAATTTTTGTTGCCATCAGTTGCAATTGTGGATTGTGCATTCTTAGACACATTTGTTGATGTTACCAGAGCTCTGGCTTTcatacttttttgttctttttcaggtttttcaaaAGTGTTTTTCAGGGCAAACAGAGAAGAAACTGGATTGCAGGCTATACACGCTTCTTCTGCCACAAAGTCTGCAAACTCTGCAAAGCCTGGATATTCCTTTCCTTCATCCAACATCTTTGTGACATGCCGGTTCCAGCGTGTCGTTGTCCAATCAGGAAGTTTCATTAGTATCTTCTGATTTTCCTCACAATCATCTAAAACTTTGAGGCCTTGCACATGGGCATAGcatttttacatgaaataaggAAATCACTAAACTCTCTTAATTTAAGTGACTCCTTCGATCCAATCTTTGGCCAACTGTTCAGTTTTCCCCGAAAGGCTCTTTGAACCACGAATGGATGGCCATAGTGTTTGTTCAGTGCATCCCAAGCCTGATTGTAGGCTTCCTCATCGCTTCTGTAGAATGTTCCTTCCAAGATACTAAGTGTTTCTCCACCaatgtattttttcaaataaaacagccTTTGAGCCGAATCTGAACAACTGTTTTCAATTAGTGTCTTAAAGCAGGTGCtccactccacaaatctgagaGGATCTCCAGTAAATGTAAATGGCTCTGGTGTTGGAAGTCTAGTCACAGCAAGGGATTCCTTTAATGCTTGAACAAGAGAGACCTCAGATTCTCTTGGCACTGTTTTGGTATCAAACTGAGGTACTAAAACACTTTGTGAGGCCTGGCTTGGTTGACCTTGAGAGGAAGGCAGTACTATACTCTTCTGTACCTGCGTGCATGGAAGACTGTCATGCTGTTCGGGAAGCTGACTGACTGACAAAGTACTCTTTACTTTGCTATTTTCTATTTCAGCATTTAATTTTGATTCCTCTTCAGCATACACTTTATATTCAACCTCTATGGCCTCAAGGTCTCTTTGATTTTCCAACATTTTTAACCTCTCTTGTTGAGCTAATATCTCCTTTCTCTGAGCAGATATTTCCATTTCTCTGCTTATTTCGGCTTGTTTAGATGCCAAACGCGCAGCTGCTTCAGCTTTCCTCGCAGATAAGTCACTTCCTTGTTGACTATAACTGCGTTGGCTACTTTTTTCAGCTCTAGATACAGTTGAGCCATAGATGGACTTTGCATCTTCTCTTTTAAGTAAGTGAAGGAGTGATTCTTTCACAGCTACTTCATCAAACTCCTTATCAATATCTGCATAACGCCTTTTCAAAAGCAGAATCATTTCAGTTGAAACTGAATTGCAGCTATCCATTTTCCTTCTCATATCCTGAGATGGTGTAGTCAGTGCACGTAAAGTCTCATAATTTTCTTGCAGGTTTGACTCCCATTTTTCCACTGACTTAATCATTTCTACAAGTTCTTCTTTGGAGCATTATTTTTTGAGTTTTCACCTAGTGAGTTGAATCTCTGCTTTAAAGTTCACATATGTTGACATAAACTTCCTTTCTTTGCTTAATATTTCACTTCGCTTAAACACCTGCATCTTTTCTGTCAAGTATCTTTGACGCTCTGAGCGTCTCACTTCTGTTTTGCCTTGAGATGTTGGCTGAACTAGTCCTATTTTATGTATTTCAAGGTCTGCTTGAATTTCCCCAATGCGTATCTCAACTTCTTGTCTGTCTGCTTCTTCAAGTTCTGTTTCTAATCTCTCCTTTAATTGTGCCTTTTCAACTTCTAGAGCTAAAAGGATTTGCTCTAAGACACGAGTGTTTGATGTACTCTGTTCCATTTCCAACAACAATctggattaaatattttaaaacatgaaaggaAACTTAAACCTCGATGTTGGTTAAAATGTCACACTTTAGAAAGGCAACAAACACCCTTAACAAAACTTAAAATATCTAGAGTACACAGTTAACTTATaactttttcttaattttcttcttaactcaaaccttttttttttctttttttttttcttaactcaAACTCAAATATACAGTCTGATCTGATCCTCAGGTTGATGCTTTGGCATTTAATGCATAACTGCAAAGTTCCAAAATGTTGCCACGGTCTTCTTCATTTCACCTAGAGTGAAATGCTGTAGTTCTTGCGGGCTGCCGTCATCGAAGCACGGGGTGGAGAGCTCCAGGAACCGCTGACTCCTGCTGGCTACGTTTTTCACTGTAACCGCTCCCAAAGGTTTTTCATCTGGTTCAGATTAAAGCCACGCTCCAACTGATGTTTGaccagcttttatttttcttagccACACAGCAAATCTTCTTTTTTGCCAGCAAACACAGTGAAAAACTATAATGAATGAACATTATAAACACAGGTGTTAGCTTAATAgcatttacaacaaaacaaaccttacagaataaaatacataaacatacCATGTGCGCCTTCTGACCAAACACTTAGGAGAAGTTTTCCAACCATATATCCGTGTTTTGAATCAAAAAATGTCCAGCTAGCCGTCTTTGTCTTCTGTCTGTATGCAGCAAGTCTGTTATTTGAACATGTGCTCCGTACCAGTTCCGCTCTTGGCGCAGTACTCAAATTCACCAATAGATGTCAGTCACATGACAAATCTTGTAGTCTtagtaaacacacaaaataaataccaaaataaaacaccctTTTTTTGCGTCAGCTACAGTGACACTGTTGCTTGATTGATTGGCTAATCATAGTTATGTTATACGTGCGCACACACcatataacaataataatcaaaatttaCATGCTATGATCCACAGAATATTTTGCCCACTGAATAACactattacacatttttttatgttcagcATAAAATCCATTCAGGCTGATTTTCTGCTTCTACATTTAATTCTTTATTCAGTTAAAGGGAGGGGGGTTCCAAAGTAATTAAGTAATTTACTCGGGTCaaaatgtaagtaaaaattgatttatatatttcaaaaacactaaaaacttCTGctaaggatttttttaaatctctggcAATAGAGTAATTATAATAGTTGAAGATTAGAAAAACTGTGTTGTGTTGTCTACCGTTAGAGTACCATTTAGAACAGGTGTGTCCACCTCCAGTCCTccagggctggtgtcctgcatgttttagatgttttcctgCTTCAGCACCGCCATGTTGTCATTGGTGGCTGATTAACAGGGTTTTGTTAATCTAAAATCATCTGATTTAGATGTGCTTAAGcagggaaacatctaaaacatgcaggtcaCCCGCAATCAAAGGACCTACTGTGGACACCCCTGTTTAGAAGCTAAATCTGTCTTTTTCCGCTCATCTCGTTTAATGTCACCTCTGTTATTTTCCTCCTGACTGTGCAAAATATTGGCAGAAACGGTGTTAAGTACTTTTTAAGaagcttttacatttttcacagaGGGGCTTCTGAATCACAGATGGCATTACCGCAGTAAAATAATGTGGCGGTGTGTGTGTTGGACCCCCAAGTCCATCACGCTACTGTCTGTTGTAAGGCAAGATGCTAACACTTGCTAGTCTTAAAACATCCAGTATAAGCCGCCTGCCTTACCAAAAATTGTAGATAGATGCAACTTACCTTCTGCGTCTTCTCTGACTCTTAGAGGACGACGGACCTCGTTTCTGGAGCGAAGTCTCAGCATTTTATTCAAGAAAACGTCAGCTGCTCGCTCGGCCAACTGTCACTGATGTGTGCTTTAATGTAGCGCTCTGAGTTGGCACGCGCCGTCAGTTAACTGACCGTTGTTACACTGTTGCAAACGGACTGAGTCAGGACCGAACGCACCGGAGCTCGTGCGTCAACCGTTGCATTCACGGGGACTGGGAGGCGAGGAACATCACGGAAATGCCGCTGCCAAGATATGGGAACGAGTcaagcagtgaagaagaaaatcAAGGTTTGTGATATCTGTAACTAACTAACTGTCACTGTGTACACAGTTTGTAAAAAACGACACACAATTTTAAGTTATGAGTCAGCAGTAGGCTGCACTTCATGTTAGCTAACATTACAAATAACCTTAGGACAGAGAGTAGCGGCTACAGCTGATCAGCTGACATTGTCCATACGAATGTAGGTAGCTCACCTGCATTATTACATTAAACTTCAACCTCAGAGCTGTCCTCAGATTGTCCTGACCTGTCCCTGAACATCACACAGGGACAACATTGAGCTGCGTGTGTGATTGCTAACTGAGTTTTATGTTAATAAAACGTGTTAATGTTTTCATCAGGCTGAGCTCAACAAATCATTTTATGCAATGCTATTTAAATACAATACTCATCATTTAGAtatgacattttttaccaatctgtataatctgattgaattttactcCCGAAAGTGCCTTAATAACATGTTTCCTGAATTggccctatataaataaaattaattgaattgaattgaatattgtAGTGACAGGACAGACCATTTAATATGTATGTGTCAAATGTTGCATCTGAACCACTAGAGATCACTTGCTTACTCGCTACTTTTTCATAAGAGATGTAAATGCTTGTTTTTCCTACTGAAAAGTAGGAAAAACATGTTTGCATGTCTGATTCTGAACCAGAACAGTCTATATGAATCAGAGCATACTTTAATaccatttaaaaaagtaaagcatGGACCATGCCAGCTGAAATTCTTTGTAATTTAGTAGAAGACAGGAGCAGAGGGGACGAGAGGAGAGGACAGCGGGAGACAAGGGGACAAATCCTGGTGTCAAACCTATCAAGATTTGGCACCAACAAAGGGAGATTTGTTCGAGGTGAGTGAAAGCGTTGAGtgagtaataaaaataaattgtgttttcaaatgaatattttcagacCCACATATCTTGATTCTGACCTCTTTAGCAAACAGTTTTTATGTCACAGATGACAAAAAGTATTCAGCCTGCCCCTGTATTTTTGAAACTGCAGCCTTTTAAATTTGGGCATGTCATTCTTGGAGGAGGAGGTTGAAAAATATGTTGAGGTTTAAGCAATACTATGAAATGCATGTTAATATAGAAAATGGAATGGAGAGCT
Encoded here:
- the LOC118560197 gene encoding uncharacterized protein LOC118560197, translated to MSLKMVMQRKQLTSKGMVTWYIPHHSVYHPKKPEKIRVVFDCSAKHEGTSLNDHLLTGPDMINDLAGILCRFREHKIAIMCDVEKMFHRFHVSPEDRDFLRFLWWKDGNTNTEPKEYRMRVHIFGAVSSPGCANYGMKYLASEHEKEYPLASSFINKNFYVDDGLISIDSVNKAKQLVTEAQEVCAKAKLRLHKFVSNNKEVLSVIPETERASNPNDVSLNSSEKHLQSVLGVKWNIEDDMFSFNVTLKERPATRRGILATVASVYDPLGFLSPYTLTGKQILQEMCKRGVEWDEPIPCAQKTKWEAWLREWDNLQNVQIPGCFVPENLGKVRKTEMHHFSDASNSGYGQCSYIRIVTNEQVHCTLVMGKARVAPTRIITIPRLELTAACVSATVSNFLKEELELKIDGVFLDRFKSDAWIHKK